The window GTTTGGTCGGGGTAGTAGAATTATCATAACAACAAGAGATAAGCACTTGTTAGAGACACATTTAATAGATCAAATGTATGAAGTTAAAGCATTGAAAAATGAAGATGCTCTTCATCTTTTTTGTTCAAAAGCTTTTAAAAACAAACTTGTCCCAGATGAATATTTAAAACTGTCCAAAGGTTTTTTGAATTATGTTGCCGGTCATCCTTTAGCTCTTATAGTTTTGGGTTCATTTTTGTATAAAAGAAGTGCTGTTGAATGGGAAAATGAGTTTGAGAAGCTCAAAGAACAACCCAAGCTAGATGTTATCCGAGTactaaaaataagttatgatgGACTTGAAAGGCAAGATCAAGAAATATTCAAAGATACTGCATGCTTCCTTAATCACGAGAAGGAAGATTATGTAgtacaaatactaaaaaatcaTCTTGGCCACTATCTTGGATTATCCAATCTCATTGACAAATCTCTCTTGAAAATTTCTGAAAATAATGAATTGTGGATGCATGATTTAGTAGAAAATATGGGTAGGGACATAGTTCGTCAAGAGTCCCTTGAGCCTGGGGAGCGCAGTAGACTGTGGCTTTATAAGGATATTGATCATGTGTTGAAAAACAATACGGTAAGAGGTTATTTACTTGAGCTCATACCATATCTTCTTATTTAGCAAGTTGAAATATGAATAATTatgctaataatatattttgcatttcacaaattccttttttattatcaggGAACAAAAAACGTTCAAGCCATGGATATAAAGGGAGCCAAGGATACAAGTATTTATCATGAAGAAAAAGACGCATGTTGGAGGCCACAAGGGTTAGCTCCATCTGGTATTGACTGCATCTCTATGACGGAGTTATATCTAAGGGGAAATGATTTCATTTCCCTTCCTGAAAGCATCTCCCAATTCTCTAGGCTAACACATCTTTACTTGGATGGTTGCAAAGACCTCCAATCAATACCAAATATTCCATCCAAAGTTGAATTTATATGCCTAGACAATTGTACCTCACTGGGGAGATTGCCAGGATCACCAAATCATTTCCACTGGTCATCTTATAGGAGTTTCACTGTCCAGTGTTTCAACTGCTTCGAATTGGCTAACAATATTCAAAACTTAAGTAACACGTTTcaggtatctctctctctctctaatctctgtGTGTTTTCTAAATATCgcctgtctctgtctctgtctatgtgttgggttttatttatttagccCCAAGATCATGGTTTGCATATTTCAGGGACAAAGTAGTCAACAAGTTCCAAAAGGTTATATTATTCCTGGAAGGGAAATTCCGAAGTGGTTTGAAAAAGCAAACATATCTGATACTTTAGTGGCCTCTCGTTGTTATTCATCTGTGGGACccactataataaaaaaagtgaagatACAATTGCCTGGGTCTGGGTCAGGGTCAGGGTGTGATGAGTGGTGGGGAATTGTTTTGTGCATTGTTTTTAAACCCACCGAGGAGCGTAATCATGATTACCAACTGGACTATCTCTTTGAAGTGGATGAATGCCTAATGACTTATTACGCATTTGGACTTGGAGAccctactttttttattaaaattacgGCAGAATATGGAGGGGAATGGTCTCGTACATATTATACGTCAGAATATGTTAAAGTGGAATCGCATCATCTTTGGCTACATAGTCTGTCCAAGGAATGTTTACTTCCAACAGAGATTGATAATAAGCGATTCCATGAAGTTGAGCTTGAAATAGAGACCGGGCGCATGGAGGTGGAGAAAATTGGGCTTCGTGTGGTATAAAAGCAAGACATTGAAGATCCCAATTGAGATGCTTTCTTCAGTTGGTGATGAAATCTAGGGTTTGAAGATCCCAACCAAAATATGCGAAGCccatgatgaggatgaggatgatggggaattcttttcttcacttcttttACCTGTGAGTTatcaactttcttcttcttttttttggctaagcATATGTGTAATGCTCTGTTAAACTTCTACTAATATTCAAATGCATATTGAGATTTCTTGTCCCCCTGTAACggtttttttgtaattctttgtTACTGTTCGACGtatataataatgttttcttttttccttaccGGCTCCGGCATTTGGGTCTGTGGTTCATGCTGAAGAAATTTACAAAAGACACCTTGCCTTGTTCAGATGTTGATTTTCCTCAATGATTTGCACACCTACGTATAATTGAAGTTAGATAAACGAAGGCCTGTTTGTTCTTTCTCTAAAAGGAGCAGCAATAGAAGTGTTCCCATCATCCGTTGGACGTTTGACTGCCCTTCAGGAGTTAAATCTAAGTGATTGCAAAAATCTTGTGTCTTCCTAGCAACATTTGTAGTTTGAAGATGCTAAAAAATCTTCATCTTTTTGAATGCTCAAAATTTGTCAACTTGCCAGAGAATCTAAGGAATCTTGAAAGCCTGTTTAATCTTTCTCTAAGAGGAATAGCAATAGAATTGTTGCCATCTTCCGTTGGACGTTTGACTGCCCTTCGGCATTTGAATTTAAGTGATTGCGAAAATCTTTTGTGTCTTCCTGAAAGCATCTCCCAACTCTCTAGAATTACAAGGCTCAACTTGGATGGTTGCAAGAGGCTTCGATGGTTACCAGATATTCGGTCACAAGATTGTAATATAAATGTAAACAACTGTACCACACTGGAGAGATTCCCAGAAAGCCCAAAAAATTGTCCCTTCTGGTGTCGTCACTTTGATTTCTGTGTCGCGTGTGTCAATTGCTTCAATATTCAATTCTGTgtcaaggtatttctctctttgttttctaaATATCATGTACTTGGGAAATTACCTAATACTCTTCTTCAGTATATATCTATCTATTTAGCTATCTCTGTCTGtgtgttggttttaattttttattattattattttttataatgtaattttCAACATCACGCTTTGTATATTTCAGGGACTAACAAGTGGTAAATTAGTGGGGAGATTACCTTACGTTCTTCCTGTAAAACAAATTCCAAATGGATTTGAAAAGGCCAACATACGTGATAGTTCAGTTTTGGCATCTCCAAGTTTCCACAGATGCGATTATTCAGTGAACATGCAATTGCCACGGTCGGGGTTTGATGAGTTGTGGGCAATTCTTTTGTGCGTTGTTTTTGTACCCTGCGAGCATTATAATCACTCACATTATCTGATTGAAATCAAATCGAATAAAGTATGGTTTCAACGTATTGCGTCAGAATATGGTAAAATTGAATCGCATCACCTTGCGCTGAGCCTGCACTATTTGAATTTCTTCGATCTGGAAACCCCTGGCTGGTCTATTGATGAGAAGGGATTCCATGAAGTTGAGTTTACAAGCTACCGGGAGCGTGGAGGTGGAGACAGTAGGGTTCCGTTTGTTAAACAAGCAAGACATCACATCAAAGACTCGGATGATTGGGAGAACACTAGGATGATGGGACATGGGCATAGATTGTGAGGAATCCAGTCaaggagattttttttcctcatcttttACCTGTGAGTTATCATCTTTCTTCCTACCATTATATAATctagttttttcctttttttttggacatatactagcatttctttttctgttaattttattttattttgggctaaGCATATGTAATGCTCTGTTAAACTTCTACTACTATACAAATGCATATTGAGATTTCTTGTCCCTCGGTAACAgtttgttataatttttgtttttctttttcaccaacAGCCcgacatatataataatgttttcttttttccttactGGCATTGGGGACTATGATTCATATTGATTTACAAAAGGCACCTAGCTCGGCTCCTTAGATGTTGATTTTGCTCTATGATTTGCACACTTACATGTAATTGAAGTtagaaaagtaaaagtaaagaaaaagtgAATTGAAGTCtgcaaaacttttttctgtttGGTAATCAAAGAATGAGAagtgaataaatattacaatttttcaaTGGTATTGTGTTATAATTTGTACAATGAAGTTGCTGTATTTAGTACGCACCAACACTTCCTTTGGGTTTTCATCATATCATCTTTTGGTGCAAAGGACATGTGTTTGTATATCCCAGGGGATAGTATGCAGAAATTAGCAACCCCACAACCAGCATCCATAATGTGAACTACCCTACAGACATAGATCAACTGTCTCACTGGTATTCATATTTCTTAACCTGACATGAcatgtcatgactcatgaggcTTGTAATTCAGTAGAGTTTAAATGTTTGCAGTATATGGTTTTAACTCTTAATAGGCCTTGTTAAAAGGCGAGCTATTGCGTATCGCTTATGTTTGTTGTATCAACTATAGATTCACTGTCACTTACAGTGAAACATTGAGTCTTGTACATAGATGTTATATATCGCAATGTAGGACAGAGATTCTGGATCTACACCCCCTTTAATCTATTTCCAATTTCAATACCATGAACATCCTGTAAAACTCAGTAAATAATATGCTTAAGGACTTATGCAATGTTAAGATCTAGATATAATTAAAATTCTCCTATAACCTTGGATGTTTAATTTCTGCCCaaagaaaatgttttactttACTAATTGATGCTTGAAAGTTGCTACTTAACAAAACTGGTGATCTGAGACTAGTATGGGATGGGTGGTGAGGTCGCTGGTTCAAACATCGATGGGTATTTGGGATAATATTAATGGCTTAGCAAAAACTCTTTAGAAAACAGTCTTATATAATGCTTCTGCTGCTGCAGTTGATGTTTTGTatgtgttttcattttccttttgcaaaTGGTCCTTGGGTCAAATGCCGTCTCCTCCCTACCTAAATAAGAGGTGGAAGATAGCTCATGGGTTGAATCCTATGTAGGTGTGTGAGTTTAGTTACCCATATAAAACAAGTGTttatccttttccttttttgttagtttttattttctagtcaGAAAGACAATTTAGTCTTGCCTTTTCAGGGTTATCGGCGTGTTCACCTGACAAACCATGGATTTGGAGAGTAGAAATCATCCAGTCACTAACAAGATGCTGAATGAGAAAAAACAGTCAATGGTGTGTTGTTATCTTTATTTCTATTTAGCCTTAGATATTatagattttttccaaaattttagttttatatcaGTTGATTAAATCTTGTATTCCAAATGCACTGAAAGATGTTCATACTCTATGCAGATCATAGGTTACTCTTAAAAAGCAGTAAGTTAACATCAGTCACAATTTACCATTATTTTGGTTCTTAAAGCAGCAgacataattttgttttcaatttgttGTGGATACAGATATGTGTCAAATCTTGAAAACAAGAGAATTGATCTCTTTGATCGTGGCACCAAAGGATGTGGGGAAGATAATGTCTTGCTAGCACCGTGTAAGTGTACATCTTTTTCACCCATGTGCTAGCTTTCACTAATGTGTCTACTACTCTTGGCTGCCTTTCATGCTAAAATAAGAGTTAGTTATGGGTTTAAATAGTCATACAAACCTATggctcatgcatttttgttgtaattcttGGATACCTGATAAACACATTTCTATTTGGTTGTGGATTTGTCCTAGAATTTTGTCTAATAGAAATAGTTATAATAGTTTCTGTATCAGCTGAAAAGATGCCAGCTTCATATG is drawn from Quercus lobata isolate SW786 unplaced genomic scaffold, ValleyOak3.0 Primary Assembly Scq3eQI_12, whole genome shotgun sequence and contains these coding sequences:
- the LOC115973134 gene encoding uncharacterized protein LOC115973134, translated to MLKNLHLFECSKFVNLPENLRNLESLFNLSLRGIAIELLPSSVGRLTALRHLNLSDCENLLCLPESISQLSRITRLNLDGCKRLRWLPDIRSQDCNINVNNCTTLERFPESPKNCPFWCRHFDFCVACVNCFNIQFCVKGLTSGKLVGRLPYVLPVKQIPNGFEKANIRDSSVLASPSFHRCDYSVNMQLPRSGFDELWAILLCVVFVPCEHYNHSHYLIEIKSNKVWFQRIASEYGKIESHHLALSLHYLNFFDLETPGWSIDEKGFHEVEFTSYRERGGGDSRVPFVKQARHHIKDSDDWENTRMMGHGHRL
- the LOC115973137 gene encoding TMV resistance protein N-like, with product MASSSSSFPSSSISSTSKWTYDVFLSFSGEDTRNTATDFIYYALVEKGINTFKDDQKLEKGKTIKPELLRAIKESKFAIVILSENYAFSTWCLDELVEIIDCETKKEITVFPIFYNVDPSDVRKQIGTFSLVKHEKHFKEKVETWKAALSHVADLAGYHVKNSPLSTAIKSIAGLISRKLCREFSEVTEGLIGIESSLLELESYLAFWLKNEVRFIGIWAMGGMGKTTLAEVAYKMYSKEFELARKRDWFGRGSRIIITTRDKHLLETHLIDQMYEVKALKNEDALHLFCSKAFKNKLVPDEYLKLSKGFLNYVAGHPLALIVLGSFLYKRSAVEWENEFEKLKEQPKLDVIRVLKISYDGLERQDQEIFKDTACFLNHEKEDYVVQILKNHLGHYLGLSNLIDKSLLKISENNELWMHDLVENMGRDIVRQESLEPGERSRLWLYKDIDHVLKNNTGTKNVQAMDIKGAKDTSIYHEEKDACWRPQGLAPSGIDCISMTELYLRGNDFISLPESISQFSRLTHLYLDGCKDLQSIPNIPSKVEFICLDNCTSLGRLPGSPNHFHWSSYRSFTVQCFNCFELANNIQNLSNTFQGQSSQQVPKGYIIPGREIPKWFEKANISDTLVASRCYSSVGPTIIKKVKIQLPGSGSGSGCDEWWGIVLCIVFKPTEERNHDYQLDYLFEVDECLMTYYAFGLGDPTFFIKITAEYGGEWSRTYYTSEYVKVESHHLWLHSLSKECLLPTEIDNKRFHEVELEIETGRMEVEKIGLRVV